CTGGCGGCGGCGGTAAGAAGGGTCAAGGGGTAGCTCGTGGCGCATCGGAAGAGGGGGGGGCTGGGGGCGACCGCCGGGAGAGACGGGATGCAATGCCCGATTTGCGCAGAAGCGATGGCTGTGGTGCGGCGGGTGTACGACGACCGTTACGGCTATCCGGGACTTTTTCCCCTGGCGCGCTGCCCCGCCTGCGGCCACAAGGCGCTCGCCCTCCGGGATATGGACGCGACGGCGCTTTGCGAGCTGTACACCCGCTATTACCCGCGCGGCTCCTTCGATCTCGCCGATTTCTCCCCCGCCCCCGAGGCGCGGGGCTTCAGGGGGTGGCTCGGCGGTATGCGCTGTGCCGCGTACCTCTGGGTCCCGGCCGGGGTGCGGGTCCTGGACATCGGCTGCGGGGTCGGTGCCACCCTTGCCTACCACAGCGCGCGCGGGTGCGAGGCGCACGGCGTGGAAGCGGATGAAAACGTGCGCCACATCGCGCAGGCGCTGAAGCTCGAGGTGCAGATCGGTCTCTTCGACCCCGAACTGTACGCGCCGGAGAGCTTCGATTACGTCACCCTCGATCAGGTGGTGGAGCACTTCCCCGATCCCGTCGCCACCCTGCGCGGTATCGCCCGGGTGCTGAAGCCGGGAGGGGTGGTAGTAGCCAGCACCCCCAACTCCGGCGGCTGGGGTGCCCGCATCTTCGGCCGTCGCTGGATCAACTGGCACGCGCCGTACCATCTGCAGCACTTCTCGCGGCGCTCCATGGAGCTCGCCGCAGGGATGGCGGGACTGGAGCTGGTGGAGGCTCGCACCCTCACCTCTTCGGAATGGCTCTAC
The DNA window shown above is from Geomonas sp. RF6 and carries:
- a CDS encoding methyltransferase domain-containing protein, with amino-acid sequence MQCPICAEAMAVVRRVYDDRYGYPGLFPLARCPACGHKALALRDMDATALCELYTRYYPRGSFDLADFSPAPEARGFRGWLGGMRCAAYLWVPAGVRVLDIGCGVGATLAYHSARGCEAHGVEADENVRHIAQALKLEVQIGLFDPELYAPESFDYVTLDQVVEHFPDPVATLRGIARVLKPGGVVVASTPNSGGWGARIFGRRWINWHAPYHLQHFSRRSMELAAGMAGLELVEARTLTSSEWLYYQWVHLVTCPRQGVASPFWSPGGVTGKGARPVLALLRLVHRTKVNHLLTRVADLCGAGDNSLFFLRKP